Proteins from a single region of Hymenobacter aquaticus:
- a CDS encoding DUF3857 domain-containing protein, with product MRRPFFAVLALALSPSSPAAAAVADAFPRYPIDNVPLVLLENAHAVVRTDEQTLTVKSVGRTVETVRRAVTILDEAGADHATQLVYYDQFHTVSYLRGTVYNADGKAVRQLRAADIHDYSLSDGFSLANDVRGKAADLRQPTYPYTVEYEYEVESSNPLFYCSWRPQEQEQLAVESASFRVLTPRELPLRYQEQRLPAGVAVEHSQQGTTEVYQWEVRNLVAVEEENDAPPLAELTPAVLTAPTAFEVQGHAGTLTSWQTLGQWTYDLNAGRDELPAAVKARIAALVQGVADERTRIRKVYEFLQANTRYISIQLGIGGWQTFPAAAVAASGYGDCKALTNYCKALLQAADVKSYCALVLADEPDIRTEFPSNQFNHVVLCVPLTKAAKADTVWLECTSQTTAFNYMGSFTGNRHALLLTPTGGKLIRTPRYGANENRRERRADLYLDAQGNATATIRTLRTGLEQDNFSQLFHNLPPAEQKKKVADALPFANFSITKFGLTPGPAAPVPSMVESLGLTLPSFAAPSGKRIFLSANLLSRWSALPAAVGERRADIQLENAFAYSDTVRIHVPAGLKPESLPAPVKLTTAFGTYSSQVQALPDGTLQYVRQLRMPVTRFARTEYAGYVEFRRKISTADKAQVVFVKTDS from the coding sequence ATGAGGCGGCCCTTCTTCGCAGTGCTGGCCCTGGCGCTGAGCCCGAGCAGCCCCGCCGCGGCGGCCGTGGCGGATGCGTTTCCGCGCTACCCGATAGACAACGTGCCACTGGTACTGCTTGAAAATGCCCACGCCGTGGTGCGCACCGATGAGCAGACGCTCACGGTTAAATCGGTGGGCCGCACCGTGGAAACCGTACGGCGGGCCGTGACGATACTGGACGAGGCCGGCGCCGACCACGCCACGCAGCTCGTGTATTACGACCAGTTCCACACGGTGAGCTACCTGCGGGGCACGGTATATAATGCCGACGGCAAGGCCGTGCGCCAGCTCCGCGCCGCCGACATCCACGACTACAGCCTGTCCGACGGCTTCAGCCTAGCCAACGACGTGCGGGGCAAAGCGGCCGATTTGCGCCAACCGACCTACCCCTACACGGTCGAGTACGAATACGAAGTGGAGTCCAGCAACCCGTTGTTCTACTGCTCGTGGCGCCCCCAGGAGCAGGAGCAGCTGGCCGTCGAAAGCGCGTCGTTTCGGGTGCTAACGCCCCGCGAGCTGCCGTTGCGGTACCAAGAGCAGCGCCTGCCGGCCGGGGTGGCCGTAGAGCATAGCCAGCAGGGTACCACGGAGGTGTACCAGTGGGAAGTGCGTAACCTGGTGGCCGTGGAGGAGGAAAATGACGCGCCGCCGCTCGCCGAGCTGACCCCGGCCGTGCTGACCGCGCCCACGGCTTTCGAAGTGCAGGGCCACGCGGGCACCCTTACCTCGTGGCAGACCCTGGGCCAGTGGACCTACGACCTGAACGCGGGCCGCGACGAGCTGCCCGCGGCCGTGAAGGCGCGCATCGCGGCCCTGGTGCAGGGCGTTGCCGACGAGCGGACCCGCATCCGGAAAGTCTACGAGTTTTTGCAGGCCAACACCCGCTACATCTCCATTCAATTGGGCATCGGCGGGTGGCAGACGTTCCCGGCGGCGGCAGTAGCGGCCAGCGGCTACGGCGACTGCAAAGCCCTGACCAATTACTGCAAAGCCCTGTTGCAGGCCGCCGACGTGAAATCGTACTGCGCCCTGGTGCTGGCCGATGAGCCCGACATCCGCACCGAGTTTCCCAGCAACCAGTTCAACCACGTGGTGCTGTGCGTGCCCCTGACCAAAGCCGCCAAGGCCGACACGGTGTGGCTGGAATGCACCAGCCAGACGACGGCCTTCAACTACATGGGCAGCTTTACCGGCAACCGGCACGCGCTGCTACTCACGCCCACCGGCGGCAAGCTGATTCGCACGCCCCGCTACGGGGCCAACGAAAACCGCCGGGAGCGGCGCGCCGACCTCTACCTGGATGCTCAGGGCAACGCCACGGCCACCATCCGGACCCTGCGCACGGGCCTGGAGCAGGACAACTTCAGCCAGCTGTTTCACAACCTGCCGCCCGCCGAGCAGAAGAAAAAAGTGGCCGACGCGCTGCCCTTCGCTAATTTCAGCATCACCAAGTTTGGCCTGACGCCTGGCCCGGCCGCTCCGGTACCGTCGATGGTGGAAAGCCTGGGGCTGACGCTGCCCAGCTTCGCGGCCCCCAGCGGCAAGCGGATTTTCCTGTCGGCCAACCTGCTCAGCCGCTGGTCGGCGCTGCCGGCCGCCGTGGGCGAACGGCGGGCCGACATCCAGCTCGAAAACGCCTTTGCTTACTCCGATACGGTCCGGATTCACGTGCCGGCCGGCCTCAAGCCCGAGAGCCTGCCTGCCCCGGTGAAGCTGACCACCGCTTTCGGCACCTATTCCAGCCAGGTGCAGGCCCTGCCCGACGGCACGCTGCAGTACGTGCGCCAGCTGCGCATGCCCGTCACGCGCTTTGCCCGCACCGAATACGCGGGGTACGTCGAGTTCCGCCGCAAAATAAGCACGGCCGATAAGGCGCAGGTGGTATTCGTCAAAACGGACTCCTGA
- a CDS encoding DUF3857 domain-containing protein, protein MITPLLRCISAAAAVCVCTALPALGQADPIKFGKIDERDLTNANFVADSAAEAVVLCDFGRSRFEPAEDGFRTVFERVTRIKILKKSGYDWATVRVPLYKKDGNAEKLVNLKGYTYNLVNNQVVKEKMESEAVFTEQQSVNNFSRKFTLPNVREGSIIEYTYVINSDFIFNFQDWQFQRSIPTRWSEYRAAIPEYYDYKMLLQGYEPLAIQEREETNTQYVVRWGRSQLTAINEQEHSAGSAAVMAQVTNHRWAMKDVVALRPEPFMTTPKDYVSRIDFELAGMKWPNEGYRSVANTWEKINESLLQDENFGMQLKRGGFLKEQTTALATKYPDLNQRIAAVHDLVRQAVKYNGNDQLYATGPLRRSYDQHSGSAADVNLLLIALLRDAGVPANPVLLSTRTHGVVNQAVPLLAKFNYVVAHVALPEGKEMLVDATEPLVPCGMLPPRCLSGSGRLIMPDAGQSRWVNLRPSQRFLEYRQVQLTMDDHGGYTGKTHQEHAGYTALMSREKLQKNGEKKFMEEMVRSQEGWSIPKFAFKEREVLTKPLTIDYEFTVPGADSPASTIYLNPLRAFVDNKNPFHHEDRRFPVDFGAQVDETVMMTITLPAGYVAEELPKPTIVELPDNGGRFSYTIQDSGQGTLQIASRMSLRKPMYMAEEYTYLREFYNRMLAKQAEQIVIKKKS, encoded by the coding sequence ATGATTACACCGTTACTGCGCTGTATTTCAGCGGCAGCTGCCGTGTGCGTCTGCACCGCACTGCCGGCCCTGGGCCAGGCCGACCCCATCAAGTTCGGCAAGATTGACGAGCGGGACCTGACCAACGCCAACTTCGTGGCCGACAGCGCCGCCGAGGCCGTGGTGCTCTGCGACTTTGGCCGCTCCCGCTTCGAGCCCGCCGAGGACGGCTTCCGCACCGTTTTTGAGCGTGTCACCCGCATCAAGATCCTGAAGAAATCGGGGTACGACTGGGCGACGGTGCGCGTGCCCCTGTACAAGAAGGATGGCAACGCCGAAAAGCTGGTCAACCTGAAAGGCTACACCTACAACCTGGTCAACAACCAGGTGGTAAAGGAAAAAATGGAGTCGGAAGCGGTGTTCACCGAGCAGCAGTCGGTGAACAACTTTTCCCGCAAGTTCACGCTGCCCAACGTGCGCGAAGGCTCCATTATCGAGTATACCTACGTCATCAACTCCGACTTTATCTTCAACTTCCAGGACTGGCAGTTTCAGCGCTCCATCCCGACCCGCTGGAGCGAGTACCGGGCCGCCATTCCCGAGTATTACGACTACAAGATGCTGCTGCAGGGCTACGAGCCGCTGGCCATTCAGGAGCGCGAAGAAACCAACACCCAGTATGTGGTGCGCTGGGGCCGCAGCCAGCTGACGGCCATCAACGAGCAGGAGCACTCGGCAGGCTCGGCGGCCGTCATGGCCCAGGTCACCAACCACCGCTGGGCCATGAAAGACGTGGTGGCGCTTCGCCCCGAGCCTTTCATGACCACGCCCAAGGACTACGTGTCGCGGATTGACTTTGAGCTGGCGGGCATGAAGTGGCCCAACGAAGGCTACCGGAGCGTGGCCAACACCTGGGAAAAAATCAACGAGAGCCTGCTCCAGGACGAGAATTTTGGGATGCAGCTCAAACGCGGAGGCTTCCTGAAAGAGCAGACGACGGCCTTGGCCACCAAGTACCCCGACCTGAATCAGCGCATCGCGGCCGTGCACGACCTGGTGCGGCAGGCGGTGAAGTACAACGGCAACGACCAGCTGTACGCCACGGGCCCGCTGCGCCGCAGCTACGACCAGCACAGCGGCTCGGCCGCCGACGTGAACCTGCTGCTCATTGCCCTGCTGCGCGACGCCGGCGTGCCCGCCAACCCCGTGCTGCTCAGCACCCGCACCCACGGCGTAGTAAATCAGGCGGTGCCGCTGCTGGCCAAGTTCAATTACGTGGTAGCCCACGTGGCTTTGCCCGAGGGCAAGGAAATGCTGGTGGACGCTACCGAGCCGCTGGTGCCCTGCGGCATGCTGCCCCCGCGCTGCCTGAGCGGCTCCGGCCGCCTGATTATGCCCGACGCCGGCCAGTCGCGCTGGGTGAACCTGCGCCCCTCCCAGCGCTTTCTGGAGTACCGGCAGGTGCAGCTGACCATGGACGACCACGGCGGCTACACCGGCAAAACGCACCAGGAGCACGCGGGCTACACGGCCCTGATGAGCCGCGAGAAGCTGCAAAAAAATGGCGAGAAGAAGTTTATGGAGGAAATGGTCCGCAGCCAGGAGGGCTGGTCGATTCCCAAGTTTGCCTTCAAGGAACGGGAGGTACTGACCAAGCCCCTGACCATCGACTACGAATTCACGGTGCCGGGGGCCGATTCGCCCGCCAGCACTATTTACCTGAACCCGCTGCGCGCGTTTGTGGACAACAAAAACCCGTTTCACCACGAAGACCGGCGCTTCCCGGTCGATTTCGGGGCCCAGGTCGACGAAACGGTGATGATGACCATTACCCTGCCCGCGGGCTACGTGGCCGAGGAGCTGCCCAAGCCCACCATCGTGGAGCTGCCCGACAACGGGGGCCGCTTTTCCTACACCATTCAGGACAGTGGCCAGGGTACCCTGCAGATTGCCAGCCGCATGAGCCTGCGCAAGCCCATGTACATGGCCGAGGAATACACCTACTTGCGCGAGTTCTACAACCGGATGCTGGCCAAGCAGGCCGAGCAAATCGTTATTAAGAAGAAATCATGA